The following are encoded in a window of SAR324 cluster bacterium genomic DNA:
- a CDS encoding acyl-CoA dehydrogenase family protein, translated as MKNPMKHIKIPQTPMGVGLRMLNQFSGSQLANQFGLREYAEKLMYHGMKTVVKTGTIAQSQFQSLKKILPKQELSHATPANVFDLTLSDEQQMICETIHEFADQQIKKVARQADEERTVPEGFFKQCQDVGLNLLAIPEALDGAGTSRSPVTSVLMAEELAKGDMSLALAALAPLGVINALNEFGSLNQQSHYLPNFAGEEFVAAAIALMEPKARFNPDRLETKAVKTPQGYVITGEKCMVPLGAQCKLLLVVANLSGEGPKAFLVETHAEGISFQEERHMGLHATGMSRVKLNNVTVAHDALLGEQEKNYDHQKLLDLCHIGLCALAVGTCQAVLDYTIDYANAREAFGEPISHRQAVAFMIADIATELEAMRMMTYRAASRAEQGLDFHREAYLARIFCADKAMEIGTNGVQLLGGHGFVCEHPVELWYRQLRAIGILEGGYLV; from the coding sequence ATGAAAAATCCGATGAAACACATTAAAATTCCACAAACGCCCATGGGGGTGGGCCTGCGTATGCTGAACCAGTTTTCAGGATCACAACTGGCAAATCAGTTCGGCTTGAGGGAATACGCTGAAAAACTGATGTATCACGGAATGAAAACCGTGGTGAAAACTGGAACCATCGCCCAATCCCAATTTCAATCCCTGAAAAAAATTCTGCCGAAACAGGAACTTTCACATGCGACTCCAGCCAATGTGTTTGATCTGACCTTAAGCGATGAACAGCAGATGATTTGCGAAACCATCCATGAATTCGCGGATCAGCAGATAAAAAAGGTAGCTCGACAGGCCGATGAAGAGCGAACCGTTCCTGAAGGATTTTTCAAGCAATGCCAGGACGTCGGACTCAACCTGCTGGCGATTCCTGAAGCACTGGATGGAGCTGGCACCAGCCGTTCCCCTGTGACCAGTGTGTTGATGGCTGAAGAACTGGCGAAGGGGGATATGTCGCTAGCGTTGGCGGCTCTTGCACCGCTGGGAGTGATCAACGCCCTCAATGAATTTGGTAGCTTGAACCAGCAATCCCATTATCTTCCCAATTTTGCCGGCGAAGAATTCGTTGCGGCCGCGATCGCGCTCATGGAACCCAAAGCCCGCTTTAATCCGGATCGACTTGAAACCAAAGCGGTCAAAACACCACAGGGATATGTTATCACTGGTGAAAAATGCATGGTTCCGCTGGGGGCGCAATGCAAACTGCTGCTGGTTGTGGCGAATCTTTCCGGAGAGGGACCCAAAGCTTTTCTGGTAGAAACCCATGCGGAAGGAATCTCGTTTCAGGAAGAACGGCATATGGGGCTGCACGCTACCGGAATGTCACGAGTGAAATTGAACAATGTCACTGTGGCTCATGACGCGTTGCTGGGAGAACAGGAAAAAAACTATGATCATCAAAAATTGCTGGATCTCTGCCACATTGGCTTGTGCGCTCTGGCCGTGGGAACCTGTCAGGCTGTGCTGGATTACACGATTGATTACGCCAATGCCCGTGAAGCTTTTGGTGAACCCATCAGTCATCGTCAGGCGGTAGCCTTCATGATTGCGGATATCGCCACAGAACTCGAAGCCATGCGCATGATGACCTATCGGGCCGCTAGCAGGGCAGAGCAGGGACTGGATTTTCATCGGGAAGCGTACCTTGCCCGAATATTCTGTGCGGATAAAGCCATGGAAATCGGCACCAATGGCGTACAGTTGCTGGGCGGACATGGATTTGTATGTGAACACCCCGTAGAACTTTGGTATCGCCAATTGCGGGCAATCGGAATTCTGGAAGGCGGCTATCTTGTTTAA
- a CDS encoding acyl-CoA dehydrogenase, with amino-acid sequence MINLEIPKSLKVISDMAHELAESMFRPISRKYDTAEHEYPVELNMLRSILDGMEDGGAGQGAGGLSRDKEKGKDPKKIRNGKNMGTVQNMIEMCWGDVGLALTIPGQGLGNAAIVAVATPEQKERFLGKWAAMAITEPGTGSDSSNISTTAVLDGNEWVLNGEKIFVTAGERADLVVVWASIDKKVGKAAIKSFVVEKGTPGMEVVRLEKKLGIRASDTATIILDNCRIPRSNLLGTEEIDTQKGFGGVMQTFDNTRPIVAAMAIGVAKAALELTQELLSKEGIEQKYQERLFDVSAAEAELYKMEADLEAARLLTLKAAWMADNGRPNSREASMAKAKAGRMGNWVTLRCVELCGSLGYSEEYLLEKWARDSKILDIFEGTQQIQKLIIARSLLKKSSKELK; translated from the coding sequence ATGATCAATCTCGAAATTCCCAAAAGTTTGAAAGTGATTTCCGACATGGCCCATGAATTGGCGGAATCCATGTTTCGTCCTATTTCACGCAAATATGACACCGCCGAGCATGAATATCCGGTCGAACTGAACATGTTGCGTTCCATCCTCGACGGCATGGAAGACGGCGGTGCCGGACAAGGCGCTGGCGGATTGAGCCGTGACAAGGAAAAAGGCAAAGACCCCAAAAAAATCCGTAATGGCAAAAATATGGGAACGGTCCAGAACATGATTGAAATGTGCTGGGGTGATGTTGGACTCGCCTTGACCATACCGGGGCAGGGGCTGGGCAACGCGGCGATTGTCGCAGTGGCAACTCCCGAACAGAAAGAACGGTTCCTGGGAAAATGGGCCGCCATGGCCATTACAGAACCCGGAACCGGATCAGACTCCAGCAACATTTCAACCACGGCGGTTCTGGATGGCAATGAATGGGTGCTCAACGGTGAAAAAATCTTTGTCACTGCCGGAGAACGCGCGGATCTGGTGGTGGTCTGGGCCTCCATTGATAAAAAAGTCGGAAAAGCCGCGATCAAATCGTTTGTCGTGGAAAAAGGCACCCCTGGAATGGAAGTTGTCCGTCTGGAAAAAAAACTGGGAATCCGTGCCTCTGACACGGCAACCATCATTCTCGACAATTGTCGCATTCCCCGCAGTAATTTGCTGGGCACCGAAGAAATCGACACCCAGAAAGGGTTTGGTGGTGTCATGCAAACGTTTGACAACACCCGTCCAATTGTCGCCGCCATGGCAATTGGCGTGGCCAAAGCCGCCTTGGAATTAACTCAAGAGCTTCTTTCCAAAGAAGGAATTGAGCAAAAATATCAGGAACGCCTGTTTGATGTCAGTGCGGCTGAAGCGGAGCTGTATAAAATGGAAGCGGATCTGGAAGCGGCACGACTGCTAACCCTGAAAGCCGCATGGATGGCCGACAATGGCCGACCCAATTCCAGAGAAGCCTCCATGGCCAAAGCCAAGGCCGGACGCATGGGCAACTGGGTCACATTGCGTTGCGTGGAACTTTGCGGAAGCCTGGGCTACAGCGAAGAATATCTGCTGGAAAAATGGGCGCGGGATTCAAAAATTCTCGATATTTTTGAAGGCACCCAGCAAATTCAAAAACTCATCATTGCCCGGAGTTTACTCAAAAAATCCTCAAAGGAATTGAAATAG
- a CDS encoding DNA alkylation repair protein → MDSFLEFIRHALEEQADPEISRGMGAYMKTSQKCYGVKAPERRQIFREARLRFPVKTFDEYRELILALWQGESREEMYMALDVAEYYKKFQTNDAMDLYEKLLETATNWDLVDPIAGSLVSRLVMKNRAHEARLQQWLHSENFWFRRSALLAHLRHQDTTNVPLLEASILQLMHEKEFFIRKAIGWVLRGYSYVDPEWVQAFVKQHENELSGLSKREALKAIHRKASRL, encoded by the coding sequence ATGGATTCGTTTCTTGAATTTATCCGCCATGCTCTGGAAGAACAGGCCGATCCTGAAATTTCCAGAGGCATGGGCGCCTACATGAAAACCAGTCAGAAATGTTATGGAGTGAAAGCTCCCGAACGCCGTCAGATTTTCAGGGAAGCCCGCCTTCGGTTTCCTGTGAAAACCTTTGATGAATATCGGGAGTTGATTCTGGCTCTGTGGCAGGGGGAAAGTCGTGAAGAAATGTACATGGCGCTCGACGTTGCTGAATATTACAAAAAGTTTCAGACTAATGACGCCATGGATCTGTATGAAAAATTGCTGGAAACCGCGACCAACTGGGATCTGGTGGATCCGATTGCCGGCAGTCTGGTAAGCCGGTTGGTGATGAAGAACAGGGCACATGAAGCCCGGTTGCAACAGTGGCTCCATTCTGAAAATTTCTGGTTCCGCCGATCCGCCCTGCTGGCACATCTCCGCCACCAGGACACCACCAACGTTCCCCTGCTGGAAGCATCCATCCTTCAGTTGATGCACGAAAAGGAGTTTTTTATCCGCAAGGCGATTGGCTGGGTTCTCCGTGGTTATTCCTATGTGGATCCTGAATGGGTTCAAGCCTTTGTAAAACAACACGAAAACGAACTTTCTGGCCTCAGCAAACGGGAAGCCCTCAAAGCGATCCATCGAAAAGCCTCACGCCTTTGA
- the recQ gene encoding DNA helicase RecQ encodes MPDTNFSFTSPLEILKHVFGYESFRGRQEEIIHQLLCGKDALVLMPTGGGKSLCFQIPALLREGVGVVVSPLIALMQDQVEALKQNGVRAEFLNSSQTYQENQRIEQQVRQGELDLIYVAPERLLTDRFLNLLSQTRLSLFAIDEAHCVSQWGHDFRPEYLQLTVLHERFPEIPRVALTATADELTRREIRLKLGLEQAGIFISSFDRPNIHYRVVPKANAKQQLLDFLKTEHPNDSGIVYCMSRKKVEQTAEWLTDHGYTALPYHAGMETKDRQRHQYRFLREENIIVVATVAFGMGIDKPNVRFVAHLDLPKSMEGYYQETGRAGRDGEPSDAWMVYSLSDVIMIRQMLAKSEASEQHKRVEQQKLESLLGYCETVHCRRHVILRYFGEDAADSCGNCDTCQNTVETWDASIAAQKALSCVFRTGQRFGVEYLIDVLLGKDSDRIRQKRHHEISTFGIGKELSEKEWRSVFRQLLAMDMLNVDLEGYGGLRLSSKCKPVLKGEQGLTMRKEQLVAKKASTKVARKNPLNISHFRSQIAWERWESLRELRMDLARAQNVPPYLIFHDSTLREMAEIGPQTIDALSRITGVGETKLQRYGQKFLEVLQQHSE; translated from the coding sequence ATGCCCGATACTAATTTTTCCTTCACATCCCCTCTGGAAATTTTGAAACATGTCTTCGGCTATGAATCCTTCAGGGGCCGACAGGAAGAAATCATTCATCAACTGCTTTGTGGAAAAGACGCCCTCGTGCTGATGCCCACAGGTGGTGGAAAATCTTTATGTTTCCAGATTCCAGCCCTGCTACGTGAAGGCGTGGGCGTCGTTGTGTCACCGCTAATCGCGCTCATGCAAGACCAGGTGGAAGCACTCAAGCAAAATGGAGTGCGTGCCGAATTTCTGAATTCATCCCAGACCTACCAGGAAAATCAACGTATTGAGCAGCAGGTTCGTCAAGGCGAGCTTGATTTAATTTATGTGGCTCCGGAACGGTTATTGACTGACCGGTTTCTGAACCTGTTGTCACAAACACGACTGTCGCTGTTTGCTATTGATGAAGCCCACTGTGTCTCGCAATGGGGCCATGATTTTCGTCCGGAATATCTCCAACTCACCGTTTTGCATGAACGCTTCCCTGAAATTCCACGGGTTGCTCTTACGGCGACCGCGGATGAACTGACACGGCGTGAGATTCGCCTGAAACTGGGGCTGGAGCAGGCTGGAATTTTTATTTCCAGTTTTGACCGTCCCAATATTCATTACCGGGTGGTTCCCAAAGCCAATGCAAAACAACAACTGCTGGATTTTCTGAAAACAGAACATCCCAATGATTCCGGCATTGTGTATTGCATGAGCCGTAAAAAAGTGGAGCAAACCGCCGAATGGCTCACCGATCATGGCTACACGGCCCTGCCCTACCATGCCGGTATGGAAACGAAGGATCGGCAACGGCATCAATACCGGTTTTTGCGAGAAGAAAATATCATCGTTGTGGCAACGGTCGCGTTCGGCATGGGTATTGACAAACCCAATGTCCGGTTTGTGGCCCATCTCGATCTGCCCAAAAGCATGGAAGGTTATTATCAGGAAACAGGCAGAGCCGGCAGAGATGGTGAACCTTCTGACGCATGGATGGTTTACAGTTTGTCGGATGTGATCATGATCCGGCAAATGCTGGCCAAATCAGAAGCCTCTGAACAGCATAAACGGGTGGAACAGCAAAAACTGGAATCCCTGCTGGGTTATTGTGAAACAGTCCATTGCCGTCGTCATGTGATTCTCCGCTATTTCGGGGAAGATGCCGCAGACTCCTGCGGCAATTGTGACACTTGTCAGAACACCGTGGAAACCTGGGATGCCTCGATTGCGGCACAAAAAGCGTTGTCCTGTGTTTTCCGGACAGGACAGCGGTTTGGTGTGGAATATCTGATTGATGTGCTACTTGGAAAAGACTCAGATCGAATCCGTCAGAAGCGTCATCACGAAATTTCCACATTCGGCATCGGCAAAGAATTGTCTGAAAAGGAATGGCGTTCGGTGTTCCGGCAACTGCTGGCAATGGACATGCTCAATGTGGATCTGGAAGGTTATGGCGGCTTGCGCCTGTCAAGTAAATGCAAGCCTGTGCTCAAAGGCGAACAGGGATTGACCATGCGGAAAGAACAGCTTGTCGCCAAAAAAGCATCGACCAAAGTTGCCCGAAAGAATCCCTTGAACATCAGCCATTTCCGTTCACAAATTGCTTGGGAACGTTGGGAATCACTCAGGGAACTGCGGATGGATCTGGCCCGCGCCCAAAATGTGCCACCCTATCTGATTTTTCATGATTCGACGTTGCGGGAAATGGCGGAAATCGGCCCGCAAACCATCGATGCGCTCAGCAGAATCACCGGCGTTGGCGAAACAAAACTTCAGCGTTACGGCCAAAAATTTCTGGAGGTGCTACAACAGCATTCCGAATAA
- a CDS encoding ribonuclease H-like domain-containing protein, translating to MLQHTFCHLPAIGPQSEKKFWDQGIRSWKEFLQTSDPVLTRRQQEIYHPAIRNSFDHLQKNHPQFFAQRLASAQHWRLYSEFRNSVAYLDIETTGLTVGESEITTIAVYDGKKIFHYVNGINLQDFPEDIKKYSLLVTFCGKNFDVPFIQAYFGIKLPHSHIDLRNVLRSLGYKGGLKKCEKEFGLDRKELDGIDGLFAVLLWNEYIKNKNQHALDTLLAYNIEDVVNLEPLMVMTYNLKLKETPFGNTLNLSVPPRPAIPFQPHMPTVRNLLRQSRPFDPYARY from the coding sequence ATGCTTCAACACACTTTCTGTCATTTACCCGCCATTGGTCCTCAATCTGAAAAAAAATTTTGGGACCAGGGGATTCGTTCATGGAAAGAATTCCTTCAGACAAGCGATCCTGTACTGACCCGGCGTCAACAAGAAATTTATCATCCCGCAATACGTAACTCATTTGATCATCTGCAAAAAAATCATCCTCAGTTTTTTGCCCAGCGGTTGGCGTCAGCCCAGCATTGGCGGCTTTATTCCGAATTTCGGAATAGTGTGGCTTATCTGGATATCGAAACCACAGGACTGACCGTGGGTGAAAGCGAGATCACCACCATTGCCGTATATGATGGAAAAAAAATATTCCATTATGTGAATGGCATCAACCTTCAGGACTTTCCTGAAGACATTAAAAAATACTCGCTGCTGGTAACTTTTTGCGGCAAAAACTTCGATGTGCCGTTCATTCAAGCTTATTTCGGTATCAAACTACCCCATTCCCACATCGATCTGAGAAATGTATTGCGCAGTCTGGGATACAAGGGAGGACTGAAAAAATGTGAAAAGGAATTCGGCCTGGACCGCAAGGAACTTGATGGCATCGATGGTCTGTTTGCTGTGTTGCTGTGGAATGAATATATTAAAAATAAAAACCAGCATGCCCTCGATACCCTGCTGGCATACAACATTGAAGATGTGGTCAATCTTGAACCACTGATGGTGATGACTTACAACCTGAAGCTCAAAGAAACCCCCTTCGGCAACACGCTTAATCTGTCTGTTCCTCCACGTCCCGCGATTCCGTTTCAGCCGCATATGCCGACTGTGCGCAATCTGCTACGACAATCCCGTCCTTTTGATCCCTATGCCCGATACTAA
- the recJ gene encoding single-stranded-DNA-specific exonuclease RecJ, which yields MSLLDLSWKNQEIEGQQRLILKLSNEFNISKTFASILVSRKLYQLDAVATYLFPSEKDCHHPRKLYQIDLAINRIYQALQLRQKIAVYGDYDMDGTAATVIMYRYLRKIGGRVSYFIPERLKDGYGMSEATLIMLKSKKVDLIITVDNGSASVKEAHFLRQAGIDLIITDHHQLGTEIPDALAVINPMHPHGTYPFSGLCGAGVAYKLLIALDEKLEKHHYWETSGCIRPNLERDLDLVAIATIADRMPLIDENRFLVRKGLEILNQHPRPGLEALIKACRVHGEITPNAISFKIAPKINAVGRLSDPSVGVKLLLSKSVHEARPFAQILIDLNAERQNIERKILHSAMLSADTQSDKHFIILLDETWHPGLMGNIAAKIASQFHKPTLALTLSQDNFLVGSVRGVGGMDVWTMLERCSGFLEKYGGHEAAAGLSLVTQNLQGFCRKFEDAVELALNQPLRSSNELMIDTWIEGDQINQQFIEELTKMSPFGSNNPEPVLGISGALVKKLSLFGKNHLKFMIETCAKEFEIVAWEHSDWYLKLGKTMDLAVTPQGWDHDNHENKPFQFKAIDVKSA from the coding sequence ATGTCTCTTTTAGACCTTTCATGGAAAAATCAGGAAATTGAAGGCCAACAACGCCTAATCCTTAAACTCAGCAACGAGTTTAATATTTCCAAGACTTTTGCCAGCATTCTGGTTTCGAGAAAATTATACCAGCTTGATGCTGTTGCGACCTATTTGTTTCCCTCTGAAAAAGATTGCCACCATCCCCGCAAGTTGTATCAGATTGATCTGGCTATCAACCGTATTTATCAGGCTCTGCAGTTGCGACAAAAAATTGCCGTCTACGGTGATTACGATATGGATGGCACTGCGGCCACTGTGATCATGTATCGTTATCTTCGTAAAATAGGCGGCAGAGTCTCCTATTTTATTCCGGAACGTCTGAAAGATGGCTATGGCATGTCAGAAGCCACACTCATTATGTTAAAAAGCAAGAAAGTCGATTTAATAATCACAGTGGACAACGGTTCAGCGTCTGTCAAGGAAGCCCATTTTTTAAGGCAGGCCGGCATTGACCTCATCATTACGGACCATCATCAGCTTGGGACCGAAATTCCTGATGCGCTAGCGGTTATTAATCCGATGCATCCTCATGGCACTTATCCGTTCAGCGGCCTTTGTGGTGCCGGTGTTGCCTACAAACTTCTGATTGCGCTGGATGAAAAACTTGAAAAACATCATTACTGGGAAACCTCAGGCTGCATTCGTCCTAATCTGGAACGTGATCTGGATCTGGTAGCAATCGCGACCATTGCGGACCGGATGCCGCTGATTGATGAAAACCGGTTTCTTGTACGCAAAGGATTAGAAATTCTGAATCAACATCCCCGACCCGGGTTAGAGGCCTTGATAAAAGCCTGCCGGGTTCATGGTGAAATTACACCGAATGCTATCAGTTTTAAAATCGCGCCTAAAATCAATGCGGTTGGACGACTCAGTGATCCCAGTGTGGGCGTAAAATTGTTGCTGTCAAAGTCTGTGCATGAAGCACGGCCCTTTGCGCAAATACTGATTGATCTTAATGCCGAACGTCAGAATATTGAGCGTAAGATCCTTCATAGTGCCATGCTGTCTGCAGATACGCAGTCAGACAAACATTTTATTATTCTGCTTGACGAAACATGGCATCCGGGACTCATGGGCAACATTGCTGCCAAAATTGCCTCTCAATTCCACAAACCGACTTTGGCACTCACTCTGTCACAAGATAATTTTCTGGTGGGATCCGTAAGAGGTGTCGGTGGCATGGATGTCTGGACAATGCTTGAACGATGTTCCGGATTTCTTGAAAAATATGGCGGACATGAAGCTGCCGCCGGTCTGAGTCTGGTGACTCAAAATCTTCAGGGATTTTGCAGAAAATTTGAGGATGCGGTGGAACTTGCCCTCAACCAACCCCTACGTTCATCCAATGAACTGATGATTGATACATGGATTGAAGGCGATCAGATCAATCAACAATTTATTGAAGAATTGACAAAAATGTCTCCGTTTGGATCAAACAACCCTGAACCCGTATTAGGCATTTCAGGCGCACTCGTTAAAAAATTATCGCTTTTTGGAAAAAATCATCTGAAATTCATGATTGAAACATGTGCCAAAGAATTTGAAATTGTCGCATGGGAACATTCAGACTGGTATTTAAAGCTTGGAAAAACCATGGACCTGGCGGTAACCCCCCAAGGATGGGATCATGATAATCACGAAAATAAACCATTCCAATTTAAGGCAATTGATGTTAAAAGCGCCTGA
- the ccsA gene encoding cytochrome c biogenesis protein CcsA: MIEHIGIGTGIIFYLIGWGFNLNDSKNPSIILRFLQTQMIRVGWMIHTLILGYKAYYGIDWPAQLVPDLLNFVSWASILLLLTARSRMSHFINITILPIFASMLLMLSLSFDSGWTPGIEVTGEHTWKFQSFLLAHIVTLIAGHLLFALACFSSILFLYQEYRLKTKLATVKRQRMPSLSTLRQISYRATFIGFVFLTVGLLLGIMLVDSTHGMNQFGVRRMMSILVWLMYGFFIVEQRVQGYQGKRVAIGSIAGFSMVILAIIIEIYYLQVPAS; the protein is encoded by the coding sequence ATGATTGAACATATTGGTATTGGGACAGGAATCATTTTTTATCTGATCGGTTGGGGGTTCAACCTCAATGATTCCAAAAATCCATCAATAATTCTGCGATTTTTACAAACACAGATGATCCGTGTTGGCTGGATGATCCATACACTGATCCTCGGGTATAAGGCATACTACGGTATAGATTGGCCTGCCCAGTTGGTTCCGGATCTGCTCAATTTTGTATCATGGGCCAGTATTCTTCTGCTATTGACGGCAAGAAGCCGGATGAGTCATTTTATCAACATCACCATTCTACCAATTTTTGCTTCCATGCTGCTGATGCTGTCACTTTCTTTTGACAGTGGATGGACACCCGGCATCGAAGTAACCGGTGAACATACCTGGAAATTTCAGTCATTTCTGCTGGCGCATATTGTCACATTGATTGCAGGACATTTGTTGTTTGCTCTGGCTTGTTTTTCCAGCATCCTGTTTTTGTATCAGGAATACCGGCTGAAAACAAAACTGGCAACGGTCAAGAGACAGCGCATGCCCTCTTTAAGTACGCTACGTCAAATCAGTTATCGAGCTACCTTCATTGGCTTTGTTTTTTTAACAGTTGGATTGCTTCTGGGTATTATGCTGGTTGATTCCACTCATGGCATGAATCAATTTGGCGTTCGACGGATGATGTCGATCCTGGTGTGGCTCATGTATGGTTTTTTCATTGTGGAACAGCGCGTTCAGGGCTATCAGGGTAAACGGGTGGCGATTGGCTCAATCGCTGGTTTCAGCATGGTCATTCTGGCAATAATCATTGAAATCTATTATCTTCAAGTTCCAGCGTCATAG
- a CDS encoding polyprenyl synthetase family protein: MRFEQILGKFQEELRETREFMISHVTRDLGTIKGSDAFAAYPTSQFLRSIILFSSATDSRNTTLPLSQIASVLEYLHLASKLHRHIPQIDEFRRLNKEIANWWHNELSILAGDYFLSISFKILTQLGNMDLLELISNATRLISQGQVLEIANGSGTSSEQIYFEIAGNKTGSLAAAAAVCGSISDNSEMIVRDSYYEFGFQLGIALQIHDDAQTCANPQMLEYALRENKTLYPICCLLNRFPDQLETRELLTHLHENHIQSASQLAYRMLSQLAIMPLVEQEISSRLQKASSSLSKPDQFEHLMALCQSHNFSV; encoded by the coding sequence ATGAGATTTGAACAGATCCTCGGTAAATTCCAGGAAGAACTGAGGGAAACACGTGAATTCATGATATCTCATGTCACACGAGATCTTGGAACTATTAAAGGATCCGATGCGTTTGCCGCCTATCCAACATCCCAGTTTTTGCGTTCAATCATTCTGTTCAGCAGTGCCACTGATTCAAGAAATACCACCCTCCCTCTTTCTCAAATTGCCAGTGTGCTGGAATATCTGCATCTTGCCTCCAAACTTCATCGACACATTCCACAGATTGATGAATTCCGCCGACTCAACAAAGAAATTGCCAATTGGTGGCATAATGAACTGAGCATTCTCGCAGGAGATTATTTTTTATCGATTTCGTTCAAGATTCTCACACAGTTGGGGAACATGGATCTCCTGGAGCTAATTTCAAATGCGACAAGACTCATTTCACAGGGACAGGTTCTTGAAATAGCCAATGGTTCCGGAACCTCATCCGAGCAAATTTATTTTGAAATTGCAGGAAATAAAACCGGGAGCCTGGCAGCGGCGGCGGCAGTATGTGGGAGTATTTCTGATAATTCCGAAATGATTGTCAGGGATAGTTATTATGAATTTGGGTTTCAACTGGGCATCGCTCTGCAAATCCATGATGATGCACAAACCTGCGCTAATCCTCAAATGCTGGAATACGCCTTGCGTGAGAACAAGACGCTGTACCCCATATGTTGCCTGCTGAATCGTTTTCCTGATCAACTGGAAACAAGGGAACTGTTGACCCATCTTCATGAAAACCATATACAATCCGCCAGTCAGTTGGCATACCGCATGTTGTCACAATTAGCCATCATGCCTCTGGTTGAGCAGGAAATTTCCTCAAGACTGCAAAAAGCCTCTTCCTCACTAAGCAAGCCTGATCAGTTTGAACATCTCATGGCGTTATGCCAGTCTCATAATTTTTCAGTTTAA